In one Aerosakkonema funiforme FACHB-1375 genomic region, the following are encoded:
- the tkt gene encoding transketolase → MAVATQSLEELCINSIRFLAVDAVQKANSGHPGLPMGAAPMAFVLWDRFMRYNPKNPKWFNRDRFVLSAGHGSMLQYALLYLMGYDSVTIEDIKQFRQWGSKTPGHPENFVTAGVEVTTGPLGQGIANGVGLAMAEAHLAAKFNKPDAKIVDHYTYVILGDGCNMEGVSGEACSLAGHLGLGKLIALYDDNHISIDGSTDVAFTEDVSKRFEAYGWHVLHVKDGNTDLEGIAKAIEAAKAVTDKPTMIKVTTTIGYGSPNKANTAGVHGAALGNDEVKLTRDNLGWQYEPFAIPEDVLKHTRKAVERGAGYEEDWNKALADYKAKYPQEAAEFERFVSGKLPDGWDKVLPTYTAEDKALPTRKHSETCLNKLAPVLPELIGGSADLTHSNLTELKGIGEFQKGQYQNRNIHFGVREHGMGAICNGMALHGSGLIPYGATFLIFTDYMRASIRLSALSDAGVIWVMTHDSIGQGEDGPTHQPIETLASLRAIPNLTVIRPADGNETSGAYKVAIEKAKKNEPTLLAFSRQNLPNLAGTSIEGVAKGAYILVDSDGTPDIILIGTGSEVSLCVTAAEKLTAEGKKVRVVSIPSTDIFDAQDAAYKESVLPKAVTKRLSVEAGCSFGWHKYVGAEGDTVSIDRFGASAPGGVCMEKFGFSVDNVLAKAKELLG, encoded by the coding sequence ATGGCCGTAGCAACTCAATCGCTTGAGGAACTCTGCATTAATTCCATCCGCTTTCTAGCAGTAGACGCGGTACAGAAAGCAAACTCTGGTCACCCAGGACTGCCAATGGGCGCAGCGCCAATGGCGTTTGTGCTTTGGGATCGCTTTATGCGGTATAACCCCAAAAATCCGAAATGGTTTAACCGCGATCGCTTCGTTCTCTCCGCAGGGCATGGCTCTATGTTACAGTACGCCCTGCTTTATCTCATGGGTTACGATAGCGTCACGATCGAGGATATCAAGCAATTCCGTCAGTGGGGCTCTAAAACTCCCGGACACCCGGAAAACTTTGTGACCGCCGGTGTAGAAGTGACCACTGGACCACTCGGACAGGGGATTGCCAATGGAGTCGGTTTGGCGATGGCTGAAGCTCACCTCGCCGCTAAATTCAACAAACCCGATGCCAAAATTGTCGATCACTACACCTACGTAATCCTGGGTGATGGTTGCAATATGGAAGGAGTTTCCGGTGAAGCTTGTTCCTTGGCAGGACACTTGGGATTAGGCAAACTCATCGCTCTGTACGATGACAACCACATCTCGATCGACGGTTCTACAGATGTGGCATTCACAGAAGATGTTTCCAAGCGCTTTGAAGCTTACGGTTGGCACGTCCTCCACGTTAAAGATGGCAATACCGATTTAGAAGGAATTGCTAAAGCTATTGAAGCGGCAAAAGCTGTCACCGATAAGCCCACCATGATTAAGGTGACAACCACGATCGGTTATGGTTCCCCCAACAAAGCAAATACCGCAGGCGTACACGGTGCGGCTTTAGGTAACGACGAAGTAAAACTGACTCGCGATAATTTGGGTTGGCAATACGAACCTTTTGCGATCCCAGAAGATGTTCTCAAACATACGCGCAAAGCAGTAGAACGCGGTGCTGGTTACGAAGAAGACTGGAACAAGGCTTTAGCTGATTACAAAGCTAAATATCCTCAAGAAGCAGCTGAATTTGAACGGTTCGTGAGCGGCAAACTGCCAGACGGTTGGGATAAAGTATTACCAACTTACACTGCTGAAGATAAAGCACTGCCCACCCGTAAGCACTCGGAAACCTGCCTCAACAAACTGGCACCAGTTTTACCTGAGTTAATCGGTGGTTCTGCTGACTTGACCCACTCTAACCTTACCGAACTCAAAGGGATTGGCGAGTTTCAAAAAGGGCAATACCAAAACCGCAACATCCACTTTGGCGTGCGGGAACACGGTATGGGCGCAATCTGTAATGGGATGGCTCTACACGGTTCGGGATTGATTCCCTACGGCGCTACCTTCCTGATCTTTACAGATTATATGCGGGCTTCGATCCGCTTATCCGCGCTGTCTGATGCTGGTGTGATTTGGGTAATGACCCACGACTCGATCGGACAAGGAGAAGATGGCCCAACCCACCAACCGATCGAAACTCTCGCTTCTCTGCGTGCAATTCCTAATTTGACAGTAATTCGTCCCGCAGATGGAAACGAAACTTCTGGCGCTTACAAAGTTGCGATCGAAAAAGCAAAGAAAAACGAGCCTACCCTGTTGGCGTTCAGTCGTCAAAATCTCCCCAACTTAGCTGGTACTTCCATTGAAGGTGTAGCCAAGGGAGCGTACATTTTAGTTGATTCTGATGGTACACCGGATATTATTCTCATCGGTACTGGTTCGGAAGTTAGCCTTTGCGTTACCGCTGCGGAGAAACTCACTGCTGAAGGTAAGAAAGTGCGCGTCGTTTCCATACCTTCCACAGATATCTTTGATGCACAAGATGCAGCTTATAAAGAATCTGTACTACCGAAAGCTGTCACCAAGCGTTTGTCTGTAGAAGCTG